A region from the Francisella orientalis FNO12 genome encodes:
- a CDS encoding phospholipid carrier-dependent glycosyltransferase gives MNNKFKDILLILATMVVAFCMYGVANFYAPDETRYSEVAREMLANHNFIVPYIDGIIFFHKPPLVYWITCIFMSIFGDNTWGARLVNPVLLGICLIFTYIAVRKVLDCRQTALLSVGVSLSTVLFLFVGRYLNMDLAIAVFLNMTMLSYWVSLKYDHDYKKSTYWLILAFIFAGLAVMTKGLMGIVFPMAIVGLYSVIMRQYKRLLDIRLYLGLVIVAVISLPWIFAVEQYHPNFAYYYIVVQQILRFSTDEQNREVSKIIYLLAIMGAFFPWTLFLPKVLKSFFSKKAFENRKQSSDKWFLFIWATFIFIFFGISKSFLFGYLAPLILPLSILVAIYFKSIDLQKFDKWDEINFKFIIFIFALLSIVAIALLCLPQYWIFGYKYFLILLAIAIIATVITIKLIKELNTFSVNKLVAYTCIMMMTVANLGYVLGDYFDTSSKYKTAQEVSKIYQKYPNAQVFESDRFYDIIFYTKRNVIIINDEGELDDVREFPKSNVDKYLMKFDKFVKYWNNSNQLNILVVKDKPKEHSPLAFDNYKKQLNPSKFYVISSQDNATIVASEDIKI, from the coding sequence ATGAATAACAAATTTAAAGATATTTTGCTAATTTTAGCTACAATGGTTGTAGCTTTTTGTATGTATGGCGTAGCTAATTTTTATGCTCCTGATGAAACTAGATATTCTGAAGTAGCAAGAGAGATGCTTGCAAATCATAACTTTATAGTTCCATATATAGATGGAATAATATTTTTTCATAAGCCTCCGCTAGTATATTGGATTACTTGTATATTTATGAGCATATTTGGCGATAATACATGGGGAGCAAGACTTGTAAATCCTGTATTACTAGGCATATGTTTAATTTTTACATATATCGCAGTACGCAAAGTATTAGATTGCCGTCAAACAGCATTATTATCAGTAGGAGTAAGTCTAAGTACAGTTTTATTTCTATTTGTTGGTAGATATCTGAACATGGACTTGGCTATAGCAGTATTTTTAAATATGACTATGCTTAGTTATTGGGTAAGCCTTAAATATGATCATGACTACAAGAAAAGTACATATTGGCTTATTTTAGCATTTATATTTGCTGGATTAGCTGTTATGACTAAGGGACTAATGGGAATAGTTTTTCCTATGGCTATAGTAGGTTTATATTCTGTTATCATGAGACAGTATAAAAGGCTACTTGATATTAGGCTTTATCTTGGTTTAGTAATTGTAGCAGTCATTTCGTTACCATGGATATTTGCAGTTGAACAGTACCATCCTAATTTTGCTTATTATTATATAGTAGTGCAACAAATACTTAGATTCTCAACAGATGAGCAAAATAGAGAAGTTTCTAAAATTATTTATTTGTTAGCAATTATGGGGGCTTTTTTCCCTTGGACTCTATTTTTGCCTAAAGTACTTAAAAGCTTCTTTTCAAAAAAAGCCTTCGAAAATCGTAAGCAAAGTTCAGATAAGTGGTTTTTATTTATTTGGGCGACATTTATATTTATATTTTTTGGAATCTCTAAGTCTTTCTTATTTGGCTATTTAGCACCATTAATCCTACCATTATCAATACTTGTAGCTATTTACTTTAAAAGCATAGATTTACAAAAATTTGATAAGTGGGATGAGATAAATTTTAAATTTATTATCTTTATTTTTGCTCTGCTTTCTATTGTAGCTATAGCTCTTTTATGCCTTCCTCAGTATTGGATTTTTGGCTATAAATATTTCTTAATATTATTAGCAATTGCAATAATAGCCACTGTAATCACAATCAAATTAATCAAAGAATTAAACACTTTTTCAGTAAATAAATTAGTTGCTTATACTTGTATTATGATGATGACTGTTGCAAATTTGGGTTATGTACTAGGAGATTATTTTGATACAAGCTCTAAATATAAGACAGCTCAAGAAGTATCTAAAATATATCAGAAATATCCAAATGCTCAAGTTTTTGAGAGTGATCGCTTTTATGACATTATTTTCTACACTAAACGTAATGTAATTATTATAAATGATGAAGGTGAGTTAGATGATGTTAGAGAGTTCCCTAAATCAAATGTGGATAAATATTTAATGAAATTTGATAAATTTGTTAAGTATTGGAATAACTCAAATCAGCTAAACATTCTTGTAGTAAAAGATAAACCTAAAGAGCATAGCCCTCTAGCTTTTGATAACTATAAAAAACAACTTAATCCAAGTAAGTTCTATGTAATCTCTAGTCAAGATAATGCGACGATAGTTGCTAGTGAAGATATAAAAATATAG
- the bioJ gene encoding pimeloyl-ACP methyl ester esterase BioJ: protein MPYHPALESLLDTPEIRRIKKLDLRDQRKIFVDLSLAQIKRLPRPDIIEEDIKLQNNTILRHYKPKKASDKAVLFIHGGGWCLSSIDTYDHVCRYLCDQGNLNIFSLEYGLGPEHKHPAAVNHALYAYDWLYENITKFNLSTENIFVMGDSAGGNLVTIICHERQENMPKAQILIYPAVDMYTKYDSNTKFDEYKYHLTTEWCELFLKGYIGENVMSKPKKLRQPTISPLFYKDTKQPDTLIVAAAHDILIDGIYAYEEKLKQQGTYVETHYDDEMYHGFIGGLGVVPFENPKIALDKVIEFINKR from the coding sequence CTATTAGATACTCCTGAAATAAGAAGAATAAAGAAATTAGATTTAAGAGATCAGCGTAAGATATTTGTAGATCTTTCATTAGCACAAATTAAACGTCTACCTCGCCCTGATATTATCGAAGAAGATATTAAGTTACAAAACAATACTATATTAAGACACTATAAACCTAAAAAAGCATCTGATAAAGCTGTACTTTTTATTCATGGTGGTGGTTGGTGTTTGAGCTCTATAGATACTTATGATCATGTATGTAGATATTTATGTGACCAAGGAAATTTAAATATTTTCTCGTTAGAGTATGGCTTGGGTCCTGAACACAAGCATCCTGCAGCTGTTAATCATGCACTATATGCTTATGACTGGCTTTATGAAAATATTACTAAGTTTAATTTATCTACTGAAAATATCTTTGTAATGGGTGATAGTGCTGGTGGAAATCTTGTAACTATTATATGTCACGAGCGCCAAGAAAATATGCCAAAAGCACAAATTTTAATTTATCCTGCTGTTGATATGTATACTAAATATGATAGCAATACTAAATTTGATGAATATAAATATCACTTAACTACCGAATGGTGTGAGCTTTTTCTAAAAGGATATATAGGCGAAAATGTCATGTCAAAGCCTAAAAAACTTAGACAACCTACAATCTCCCCACTATTTTATAAAGATACAAAACAACCTGATACATTAATTGTAGCAGCTGCTCATGATATCCTTATAGATGGAATTTATGCTTATGAAGAAAAACTAAAACAACAAGGTACTTATGTCGAAACTCACTATGATGACGAGATGTATCATGGTTTTATAGGAGGACTCGGTGTAGTTCCATTTGAAAATCCTAAAATAGCTTTAGACAAAGTAATTGAGTTTATAAATAAACGATAG
- a CDS encoding PaaI family thioesterase has product MTPIFKTDKKPGEKSEKLIKKFNDLPAFVATGGEIVFVSNDFLEVHLRFNLTDNTKNYYGTGFGGAIYSSLDPIYPLQLCNILDDDYVVWDLSANIDYLRPITHHVYARFLLSQEIINKIKQDVITKNKSVISLPVCYEDTDNNIYAEATKTIYIADSEYFNNRKK; this is encoded by the coding sequence ATGACTCCAATTTTTAAAACTGATAAAAAACCTGGCGAAAAATCAGAAAAACTTATTAAAAAATTCAATGATTTGCCTGCTTTTGTTGCAACTGGTGGAGAGATAGTTTTTGTCTCGAATGACTTTTTGGAAGTACATCTAAGATTTAATTTAACAGATAATACCAAAAACTATTATGGTACTGGTTTTGGTGGGGCTATATACTCATCGCTAGATCCAATTTATCCATTACAGTTATGTAATATTCTTGATGATGATTATGTAGTTTGGGATTTATCAGCAAATATTGATTATCTTAGACCAATTACGCATCATGTTTATGCAAGATTTCTACTCTCACAAGAAATTATCAATAAAATAAAACAAGATGTTATAACTAAAAATAAATCTGTAATTAGCTTACCAGTCTGCTATGAAGATACTGATAATAACATCTATGCTGAAGCAACCAAAACTATATATATTGCAGATAGCGAGTATTTTAATAATCGTAAAAAGTAA
- a CDS encoding glycoside hydrolase family 3 protein codes for MPTNSNIRQKLGQLIMLDFRYWVEDSNNQRIPFTKTNDIVNKIFKDYNLGGFILFRDNIQDNEQVISLLRDLQANTNTPIFFAIDQEGGRVNRLQQGTSGCGNMALAATDNPSNAYTMAKIIGDELYSLGININFAPAVDVNSNKNNPIIGVRSYSDNPNVVTDYAKNAINGYHDAKIIDCIKHFPGHGDTATDSHLGNVILDKTLEELDTTELLPFRKHARDCSMIMTAHISVPALDDTQYQSVSTSENIYVSTTLSYKIITKLLKQQMKFDGLVVSDAMDMHAIAKHFGTIEASKLAILAGIDILLMPVRVWSENDLYKLEELFCELEKEYNQNPNFANAVNNAYTSIIDFKAKHKLDESLIFKFSQDEQLKYANQIVNCSKHQKISLDIAKQSTTVVKNSGIIPCDLNKLKNILIVDSDNQRMADFHNELQKIVSKNNSTTIINSENINNQNIKTGIKNADIILLISANLREYNKAYSYVTSIKPEQTINIAALTPYDINYIDNIINYVCIYSATSMDQTNYTKTSLKINIQAALENIFSGNIPTGKLPVQI; via the coding sequence ATGCCTACAAACTCAAATATAAGACAAAAACTAGGTCAACTAATTATGTTGGATTTTCGCTATTGGGTTGAAGATTCAAATAATCAACGTATACCTTTTACAAAAACTAATGATATCGTCAATAAGATCTTTAAAGATTATAATCTAGGCGGTTTTATCCTTTTTAGAGATAATATTCAAGATAATGAGCAAGTTATCTCTCTATTAAGAGATCTTCAAGCTAATACCAATACACCAATATTTTTCGCTATAGATCAAGAAGGTGGTAGAGTTAATCGCTTACAACAAGGTACTAGTGGCTGCGGTAATATGGCACTAGCTGCGACAGATAATCCTAGTAATGCTTATACTATGGCTAAAATAATTGGTGATGAATTATATTCTTTAGGTATCAATATTAATTTTGCTCCAGCTGTAGATGTCAACTCTAACAAAAACAATCCTATTATTGGTGTAAGGTCTTACTCAGATAATCCCAATGTAGTTACTGACTATGCCAAAAATGCTATAAATGGTTATCATGATGCTAAAATCATAGACTGTATTAAGCACTTTCCTGGTCATGGTGATACTGCAACAGATAGTCATTTAGGTAATGTAATCTTAGATAAAACTTTAGAAGAATTAGATACTACAGAATTGTTACCTTTTAGAAAGCATGCTAGAGATTGTAGTATGATAATGACAGCTCATATTAGTGTTCCAGCCCTAGATGATACTCAGTATCAATCAGTTTCAACAAGCGAGAATATTTATGTATCAACTACTCTTTCTTACAAGATAATAACTAAATTACTAAAACAGCAAATGAAATTTGATGGTCTAGTAGTGTCAGATGCTATGGACATGCATGCTATTGCTAAACACTTTGGAACTATTGAAGCTTCTAAATTAGCTATCTTAGCTGGTATAGATATTTTATTAATGCCTGTTCGAGTATGGTCAGAAAATGATCTTTATAAATTAGAAGAGCTTTTTTGTGAACTAGAAAAAGAATATAATCAAAATCCTAATTTTGCTAATGCGGTTAATAATGCTTACACGAGTATTATTGATTTCAAAGCAAAACATAAACTCGATGAAAGTTTAATATTCAAGTTCTCACAAGATGAGCAATTAAAATATGCTAATCAAATAGTTAATTGTAGTAAACATCAAAAGATATCTTTAGATATAGCCAAGCAAAGTACAACTGTAGTCAAAAATTCAGGAATTATTCCATGCGATCTCAATAAGCTAAAAAATATCTTGATTGTAGATAGTGATAACCAACGTATGGCAGATTTTCATAATGAGTTACAAAAGATAGTATCAAAAAATAACTCTACTACTATTATAAACTCTGAAAATATTAATAATCAAAATATAAAAACAGGTATCAAAAATGCTGATATAATTTTGCTAATTTCGGCAAACCTGCGTGAATACAATAAGGCTTATAGTTATGTAACTTCTATAAAGCCAGAGCAAACTATAAATATCGCAGCACTTACTCCTTATGATATTAACTATATCGATAATATTATTAATTATGTTTGTATTTATAGTGCAACTTCTATGGATCAGACAAACTATACAAAGACTTCACTAAAGATTAATATTCAAGCAGCATTAGAAAATATTTTTAGTGGTAATATTCCAACAGGAAAATTACCTGTTCAGATTTAA
- the hmpA gene encoding NO-inducible flavohemoprotein produces MLNQKNIDTIKATISVLEENGVALTRHFYDRMFRHNPEVKKFFNTSRQKNSSQPEALAAAILAYAKNIENLEVLCDAVELIAQKHASLQIKAEHYPIVGSNLIESIKEVLDLNDNDDIVIAWTEAYNLLAEILINREKSIYKENLEHYGWDNFKEFEVTKKEKESINTYSFYLKNNLFKRYDFKSGQYITVRIPCNGTTTMRNYSISSAIGEDYIRITVKREGQGYVSQYLSQEIKVGDKIEIAPPCGEFFLDINKNLDKPIVLISAGIGIAPLMSMLLSELKTQNQRQILFVCGKKNKNEHPFAKLLEKLSSENPRLKTIFFYEDNSGSDAKQGLVCIDTVQQHLSEDKNDTQYFFCGPKDFMLSIHEKLLKNGVREKNIHYEFFGSKTV; encoded by the coding sequence ATGTTAAACCAAAAGAATATAGATACAATAAAAGCAACAATCTCTGTTTTAGAAGAAAATGGAGTTGCTTTAACTAGACATTTCTATGATAGAATGTTTAGACATAATCCTGAAGTTAAAAAGTTTTTTAATACCTCAAGACAAAAAAACTCATCTCAACCAGAAGCTTTAGCTGCAGCAATTTTGGCTTATGCAAAAAATATTGAGAATCTTGAAGTTTTATGTGATGCAGTAGAGCTAATAGCTCAAAAACATGCATCATTACAAATCAAAGCAGAGCATTATCCAATAGTAGGGTCTAACTTAATCGAATCGATCAAAGAAGTCCTAGACTTAAATGATAATGATGACATAGTTATAGCTTGGACAGAAGCCTATAATTTATTAGCTGAAATTTTGATTAATCGTGAAAAGAGTATATATAAAGAGAATTTAGAGCATTATGGTTGGGATAATTTTAAAGAGTTTGAGGTAACCAAAAAAGAAAAAGAGAGTATAAATACATATTCTTTTTATTTAAAAAATAATCTTTTTAAAAGATATGATTTTAAATCAGGGCAATATATTACAGTTAGAATTCCATGTAATGGAACTACTACTATGAGAAATTATAGTATTTCTTCAGCTATTGGTGAAGATTATATAAGAATAACTGTTAAAAGGGAGGGGCAAGGTTATGTATCTCAATACCTATCGCAAGAGATAAAAGTGGGTGATAAAATAGAAATAGCGCCTCCTTGTGGTGAATTTTTCTTGGATATAAATAAAAATCTTGATAAGCCGATAGTTTTAATTTCAGCAGGAATAGGTATTGCGCCTTTAATGAGTATGCTTTTATCAGAGCTAAAAACACAAAATCAAAGACAGATACTTTTTGTCTGTGGTAAAAAAAATAAAAATGAACATCCTTTTGCTAAACTGTTAGAAAAACTATCAAGTGAAAACCCAAGACTTAAAACTATTTTCTTTTATGAAGATAATTCTGGGTCTGACGCAAAGCAAGGGCTAGTTTGTATAGATACTGTGCAACAACACCTCAGTGAAGATAAAAATGATACTCAATACTTCTTTTGTGGGCCTAAAGATTTTATGCTTTCTATACATGAAAAGTTATTAAAAAATGGTGTTAGAGAAAAAAATATTCACTATGAATTCTTTGGCTCAAAAACAGTTTAA
- a CDS encoding FUSC family protein: MWMILFITTFFTICCIIKHYGSYVFFLTIFIAMLLKLVHLSGYEISLSRLIYTVIGIVIVATIIILSKNIRTILKRI; this comes from the coding sequence ATTTGGATGATTTTGTTTATAACAACATTTTTTACTATATGCTGTATCATTAAGCATTATGGAAGCTATGTATTCTTTTTGACAATATTTATTGCAATGCTCTTAAAACTAGTACATTTATCTGGGTATGAGATAAGTTTATCTAGACTAATTTATACTGTTATAGGTATAGTTATAGTAGCTACAATAATCATACTATCAAAAAATATAAGAACAATTTTAAAAAGAATCTAG
- a CDS encoding Rrf2 family transcriptional regulator has product MNLTSFTDYSLRILIILGSNPKQKYKTKDLVEILDIKLNHATKIINKLSNLNYIESYKGRFGGVSISQATYNIKLSTIVKELEPMNIVECFDKDKATCPLIQNCKLKFILNQASNDFIARLSDYRFIDICNIVP; this is encoded by the coding sequence ATGAATTTAACTTCTTTTACTGATTACTCTCTTAGAATATTAATAATTTTAGGATCAAATCCTAAACAAAAATATAAAACTAAAGATCTCGTAGAAATATTAGACATTAAACTTAATCATGCTACTAAAATCATTAATAAATTATCCAATCTGAACTATATAGAATCATATAAAGGTAGATTTGGTGGTGTATCAATTTCGCAAGCTACATACAATATTAAATTATCAACTATTGTTAAAGAACTAGAACCGATGAACATTGTAGAATGCTTTGACAAAGATAAAGCAACCTGTCCATTAATACAAAACTGTAAACTCAAATTTATACTAAATCAAGCAAGCAATGATTTTATAGCACGATTGAGTGACTATAGATTTATTGATATATGCAATATTGTACCTTAA